AAATTAGTCCATGCCCAAAAAAATTAGTTTACTAGAGTACAGAATCATCTtcataaatacatacaaaattCTTCCTAGGATAGGAGGGGTTTGTCCAGGTTTACTGAGACACTTTCAAAGTGTTTCAAAAGGCACAAAATGAACACCACTGTGAATACACACATTTAGATTCTTTGTGCCCCTAATACAGCCCCATCAAAGATTTGGCTTCACATCTGTGTTATAAAACTAAATGTACTGAAGAGATTCTGTTTCTTAGCTGAAAAAACCAAAGGACCTATTAAACATCATGTGGATAATTACTCCAAAATATGGAGAATACAAATACaagcactttattttaaaaagcaaacacaaaagaTAGGTGTAAATTCAAAAGTGTTTAAATGCTTCCATTTTGGATAATTCATTTAAGAACCTATACAGGTTTGTCCCCAGAAGCTAATGCATCACTAGTCTCTAGTAAGgaaaatgaattctaaaaattaaCATAGTTTTCAGTAATTCAAATTTCACTATTTATATAAAAACCTAGAGAGACCAATAATTCCAGTAGCTTCAAAAGATAAGCTAGACTCTTTGCTGTAATTAAATTTACCAGTATTTGTCCAGGTCTGTTTAACATATATACACGGGAAATACACATTCTATAATTTCTTATAAAATAGCAAGTAAGGAGTAGATGTAGGAGATGTAGAAGGGGAAAGAGAATTCAAAAAGTCCTTCTCTTCAGTAACTTTCACTTCAGAATCATCAAAAAGCAACCACTTCCCCTCATACTCCTTTAAGCTTTGTACTACATAAGAAATTTTGTTCTCAAATCCACTAATATTAATGCCTGTTTGGTTAATGGAGTCCTTGTTTCTATCAGATTCAAGGGTCCCATTAGTATTGTTAGTCTCAGAATTTCTATTTTCAGCAAATGCTGTACTGGCAACCCTGTCAGGATTAGATGTTTTGTTGTATAGCTCATAATCTGCTTTGCTCTTTTGTCCTCCAAGTAGTCCAATAGCTTCTACATTTTTTTTGTTCAAAACTTTACTTGGCTGTGTATTTCCACTGACTCTAATCGACACTTCATCATCATAATTTTCAACCACTCCTCGTGCTTCCTCCTCATTCAGTGGTTCTGGCTTACCTATTTCACACATTTGGTCAACCACAAAATTTCCCTTATCTAGTTCTAAACTGTTAAGATCAGTGACCTTAACAGAAGCAGTATAATGCCCACTACTAATTGTAATGCCACTATGCATCACAACCGCAAATAATCCATAGCTGTCGTTGGTTGGCTTTGTGCTCCATTCTTCTAATGACAATTTGAGGGGTGTTAATAAAGGAGTGTTGATCTTTGAAAGTCCACCGCCAAAACAGTCAAACCTTTGGGGGaagaaaagggggggtggggttatTTCTGCAGCAGTTCCAGTTTTAATACATTCAAAGATTTACACCCACTATGAAACCAATTTATAAGTCCAAATGGACCTTTAACATGTTCACTGCTCATGTGAGTAAACAAAATAACAAGACCTCAATTTTGTgtgatatttataatatatacacagaaaaaatactgaaataactGCTAATTTTCGGGTGTTTCTGTGGAAGGTGTATGGAATTCCCCATTATTTTATTTACCTACTTTTGTgcaataagaaatttttaaaacggcattttaaaaaatactctaacTAAAAATCTTACACATAAAAATCTTTCACATTTTATTAAGTTATTTTAATGTGAATTCTCtaccaaaatttggaaacaaaaataaaatacaaagcacaataaaatgtgGAGAGCTACTGGAAAGCCTCATGGTAATTTCAAACAAGTCATTAATTAAtatacaatgggaaaaaaatcacattatacaTGCCAGAAAAAAGTCACAGATTCTCCAAAAAGGAATTTGCGTTTTTAcacttctcatttttaaatgtttcagccatttttttgtatattaaatatacaaaatctgTTCCCTACTTTAATCAGTTCTATCAAAATTGAATTTTGCTACTAGTCTCTAAGAAGGAATGTGAAAAATTCATATTTAATAGACAATCTTTAAAACTTCCAACTTTCTTACGACTGCTTTTCATACCTAAAGGCGTTAAAATGATACATATTTAAAGGGAAACTCTTAACAAGAGAACAAAACTTTTTTAAGGCAATCTTTACACAAAGTACATCATCTCAGTACTCTATATTCCTGTTAATAAAGTATTTTGAATAAAATTCctttatatatcatttttttcagagtttttaattataaatactCACTCCAGACCACTAGCAGCAAAGCACTTCAAATGAATAGTTATAACTTCAGGCATTTTGTCAAATAATAGACTTCGTTCAGCTTCAGTGTAATGATGGCAATTTTCACAGAAATATTTATCCTCTCCTACAATCCTCTCCACTGAAGCAAATTGTGAAATTGCCCATTTCAGtgtcttcatttctgtttttggTTCTGGAGAAACTATAAAGAGATTCCTTTCACTCACAAATGATATACCTCAGACATTCAGAAATTAAAACACTATTTCCATGTTCAAATTTagtattaataaattttaattaatcaaCTCATTCCCAAATAAGAACTAAAGAGATTtctatattttagtttctgaaaCTCCTATCATAAGCCCATCCTCCACAGTGCacattatcttttaaatattttcatctgGTCATCCAACAAATAATTTGTGATAAGGACTGCAAAAATAAGAAAGACAGTCTCTGCCTCCCTCAAAacactaatttatatttaatatccaACTTTCAAGATCTGAATAGGTAAACCAGTCTCATGGTTATTTCCCATGacatttccctattttttatGTTAATACTTCACTGCACTAGACTCAGCAGTGGCTCAAATATTAATTGTGTGATAATTATGATAAAAAGGAAGACTATACCAGAAAGGCAAGCAAATAAAGCCACTTGCTAAATGAAGAGGCAACAAGTGAAGATGGAACATCACTATTAGGAAAGAAGTTAACAAAAATAACCCCAGCAGTTCTAAAAGATTTGAGTCCCCAAAAGCTATTAACTTATTAAAgcaattcatttttctattttaacacCCCTATATCAAAAGGAAGATGTATGCTATAATTTTCCAAACGATATCGACTAACaaagttataaaaagaaaaaagttatattAGACCAAGAACATTAACAGCTAATTTTTTCCCCTAATACAAGCTAATATTAGATTGTCTATTGTTGAAGAAATATATAATTATTCCAAGGTCCATAAAAAAGTCCAATTATGCTTACTTTCAGAACTCTCCTCTACTTTGGAAAGCTCATCTTCTTGTACTGGCACACTGATATCCTGAAaatcttctcttctttctgttaAACTTTCACATTCCAAGCAACGAGTTCTTAACACCAGCTGACCTTGAAATAATTTCTCCACTAGTTCAAAACCAATTTGCTCCACCCCtaaaaaggaaataggaaaaatataagtTCTATGCAGCTATACTTTTCAACATGGCCCAAGTCACTAATACtccatttaaataaatttcaccATAAATAAAAATCCCATTTTCATACCTTAGCTTTCTTACTAGCATTAAGAAATGCCTTATTTGTAATTTTGAATAagaattacattttctaaagaaaaagagTCACAATTGTGTCTTCCTATTAACTCCCTTTTCCAAAACTCCAGAATCAGAATGGTACCTTGGTAAAGCCACTATATTCATCAATACTAAACATTCTCTGATATCTATAGTGTGGACGAAACTAAGTGGAAATCTAGTCCAAGTAAGGCATAACTCTGTTCTCTAATGTTTTACTAAATGCAATTTCTTTTGTGACTTTATGTCAAATATTTTTTAGGTAACGGGATAAAATACAGTCTCTTtccattaataaatatttattaatactaGCTTATAAATCAAATTATCATTACCTTAGTACAGGCTTAAAACACAAGTCACATTtagtattaaaatttttcttttaaaaaaagcaaactttAGCCATATAGATATTTTATGTGTCTAAGGAGAGAAAATTCCAATTCTACAATTGTTAATATTCCTACATATCAGTGTCCAAGAATAAATTATACTCACCTTTGTTTATGGGCTTAACTTCATTAACATTAATGGATTTAACATTATTCCCTGGAGATTCAAGTCCATAACCATTAACCTTTAAATGGTTACCATTTTCACACTTCCCCAAGTCCTCTTCAAGatcatattcattttctttagatTGTCCTTTGGATCCttggtttgttgttatttttcccaGACTACAGAATTTAGAAAGAATGCTGGGTTGCTTATTTCCAGACTTTAACCAATTTATTTTAActcttgatttcttttgtgaGGGTCTCCCACTCTCATTTTCAGAAGCATACTTGGGGATTATTTTAGGAGGAATCTCTAACATATCACTTGTAGCTTTTCTTTTTGATCTAGTTTGTCTCTGGTTCTCTTCCAATGGTTGGTGTTCTTTGGATACTTTAGCTTTTTTCTTCATGTTACCAAAGTCAGTgtcactttttcttttcccatttgctTTTGGGAGTTTTTCTTTATAATCTTCAAAATGCCGCATATTGTCAATCTCTGTGCTGTTATTACCACTCATTGCTTGTTTCTGAGGAGGGATTTCTTCTGCCCTAGTAGACAATTCTGCCtcatttttcacttcttccttttttagAAGTTGGCATGTTTCTTGAATGTTTCCCAAAATACATTGTAATACTTCCTGTGCATCATGCTGTAGATATCCTTCATACATAGGGTTGAGTTccctataataaaaattttaatctcatctattgtaGTTTAGaagatattaatatataaaagaaaactctTCTATATAGAATTCATTTATAGAGAGACCTGCTTTTCAGCCATCGTAATACTACAATGACAGTGCACCTAGGTCTATTCTTTAATGAAATGATTACCTGATACACATTTTTAATACTTACTTGCATTCGTGTGTATTTTGGATAAGGCTGCTTTATACACAGGATAAAGTTTCTTTTCTCTAAAAGATGATACTATAAAACAATCTAATCAATATTCTCTTCaaaacacataaaacaaaaaaaaggaggatGTTTGGAATTTTCAGCTTTCATGTGTAATATATTTTGAAGTAATATGGGTCCAGAATTCCAAATCTAAAATCCTTTGGGACCATATTTATGAGAAATTCAGAAATTTTCATAATTAGGATGACAACATAGTAAGTAAAATATATACCACCAACAGAATCGGGCATTGCACCAAAATAAACACTATTTCTatagaaaaatgtataaatattcaCATTAAGGATAAATATGAATATTAAGACTATAAATAGCCTCATAGAATTCTATTTCTCCTTGCCTTTATTGCCCCATATGGTCATATATCACTTTCCTCAAGATAGAAACAGATAGCTAAATTGGAATCCTAAAATTATATTATAGGTTATACCTGAGTGTGTTAAGCAGTCGCCTTGGCTGAGTAGCAAGTTCATCAGTATATTTCTCTGGATTTAAGAGAAAACTAGCCTGAAGCTGTTCAACTGAAATGATTAGGGACTGTAAACTGCATATTAGTTCATAACTTGCCAAAGAATCTTCTTTGCAATTTCCctgtcaagaaaaaaatacacaaaccaATCTTTTCATTTATGAACACATCAAGTACCTTCCCTCCTCTTGTCTTTTTCTCACCAATCAATActagtttttctaaatttaatttcattatagCACTAATTTTAGGAGGCACACAAACTTTTTAACTTTAAGAATAATTTTTGGTTACTTTATATGGATGATACTGATTTTCTACTTAGGGAAGTCAAAAGCTTCAAATATATTTAAGTTTAAAAGTGAGTCTACTTggggggaaaaacaaaaataggTGGTAAATAGATTTAACAATTTGTGGTACACAAGTGACAAAAGTTTGGTAAACAATGAATAAAAGATTGGAGAAAACAATGTAAAGGGAGATAATATAGTTAGCTATGTAGCGAGAATGAAGAACAATTACCTTTGAGACAAAAGTTACTGAGAAATGCAATTATAATTTTGTTGTAACCAAAAATTAATGTCATCCCCCTTTCGCAAATCCTCCATTTAGATATTAATACTCCATTAATTTAGTTTAACATTTATgttattttctgggttttgtcttgtttttttaccTTATCTACTTTTTGGTTGGCTTCATCCTTTAGGGTGTCTTTCTTCcttgaaataatattaaataagtgCTTTACTCCAGATTTAAAACCAGGACAAAAATATAATACCTGTAACAAATGAGACTGTCTTAAAATGTTTACTGGCAAAGCAATAAATACACTTAAAGTGATTAAAACACTATCATACTTTttgtaaagcatttttaaatgtgcattatCTAAATTTCTAGGGTTAAGCTTTGTATCAAAACTGTTCTTTACCTCACCTTTTACTATTTTCCCTCATTGGCAGCAAAGCACTGGGCCTGGGCAGATACTGCTAAGACTTGTGGCTACAAGGgcacaatataaaaaatatattccaagggTTTAGATACATAGCACCATAGACCCAGGAATCAAACAGAGAAACTGTTTGGCATCTTCCATTTAAGCATGGTCCACTCAATTTTTGCTATCCCACCTTTATTTAATATATCATTTTCTCTTACCCCTAAAGGCAGTTTGTTACATGgaacttagaatttttattattctagctCATTCTGGATTATTCATACAGGTAAAGACAGTATGGACAATTAAAATCCCCCAATAATCTTGATATTCTCAGAAACATTAAATGTTACATCATTCCTTGCCTACTAAAGTTTTATATAGCAAACTGTCAATTTACCTGAAGTATACTATTAAGATAACAAGTATTTCCAAGATTATTCAGTCCCACAAATGGCAGCAGGTTTTCTCTCTTCTCACAGTTTATAGGGGAGGACTGTGCAGCAGGAACAACTTGATCACTATTAAGCAGAGGGAAGAAAGGTAAAATGAAGTAGTATCATAAAGACACCAAGTGGAAATATTAATTCTCTAGATTGTCTTTCTCCAAAAGTTGTATGATCTGCAAAGTATGTGGATTTTATTCAGATGACATTTTGAGGAAATTTATAAAGGCTCAAAAATTActacatacccagaagaaaaaaacactttaagGATATCAGTTACTACATTCAACAGGCTTAAACAACTCAAGAGGATgttaatcccattttacagagtagAAAACTGAGTAACTGCTACTGTGATTTGTTCAGCCAACGTGACATGTTAATCACAGTTGAACTCTAAGTAGAAATCTGGGAATATCCTGACCACCATTCCGGAGAGGCTGCACTAAGTAGTCAGATACTAAGAAGAAAGGGAGTctatgaaaagaattatatagAAATCCATCACTTAAAAGTTACTTAAATGTATAATTCTTTAACAGCAGGGCCTCtctaaataatttttcatttaaacaaattgaagtatatcattcacacatgaacataaatggtaagtgtatagtaaaaattgtgaacttctaaaacaaacatgcagaacatcatacaggactcccattcaggaatttttatttattttactgctGCTGGCTGTTACTCTTATATCTCAAAGTTTATAAGCACTGAATGCTTGCTAAATAAAAGGTCCACATACAATCTTCAAACTCCTAAAATAGCAAGAATTAGGAAATTACACAAGGGACCAAATCCACTTTTGGTTACCCAGCAGAGTGCCCATTTGTTAAATAGGCAGCTAATGCAGACTCCAGATAGAGCAACCATTGGTGGAGTGTTCTATTTTGTTCTGATTTCTTTTCAATCACTGAAGAATTTATGTGCataaaaagcattatttttacgtttattttaaatatgatttgCAATTTTATGCCTTTAATAGATCTGCTAATTCATATACTAGGTATAACTATATTTAAATATCTCAGATAACTGTCAAGTgttctgaatttaaaaattagctattgtttttttttacccttaTACAAATGTGTTATACTACAAATAATCAAGtttaaactgaaaaataattttagtattCCTCCAAGTTAGTCTTTAACTGCTTGGCTGAGCACAGTACAACTGAATTAACATTAAGGATATGATCTCTGTGGGGAACCACCAGTTTTGCTCTGTTCCTACTATAGAAAATCCATACTTGTCTTTGGACTATCAAGATCAGAAAGCCTGGAGAAATCAACCCAATGCTTCTGCAttgataagaaataaaaaagtatacaAATATACTTAAAACAGGATATATACATTTCAGATCCTCTATATTCGGAAGGTTTGTCTTCATTCTCTTGAGAATCTGTGAAATCCAAAgctcttttagtttcctttttctgAAAAAACTTCAAGGAAAGTCTGTTTTTCTTTGATGGACTACCTCTTGAAAGCCCGTTATTTTCACTAGGTATGACACCAGGCATTTTCTCTTCAAATCCCAAGGAGTTGACAAGAATTAATTTACAGGAAAAAGGTGATATCACCAACTATATCTGTTAATCACAGAGAAAAAGTATCATTAGATTTCAGTTTATCAGTTATAGGCAACAAAACcatcaattttgaaaataaatttgccAATGTTAGAACTTCATATTTGAAAAACTAATGTCCAGCAGTAATAGGCATTCAATATATGCTGCCTAAATGAAGGAGCATGTCATAACAGCCTTAACTTTCTGAGTATCAGTTACTCAAGCCTACTAACAAATTAAGGACCCCATCACAAATATGCTATTTAATAGAACTCATAATTTATtaaatcattcagaaaatactGACTGAACAACTATCATCTCCAGTTTAGAACTAGAGATAAATGAATGGGAAAACACAGTAGTGCTGGACATAAATGAGTCCTCCCCATAGCCTTTTCTAATTACTGAGTTAATATATGAACTAAAGACttttaaaagcatatttgaaGTGTAATTTGCATATAAGAAAAGGCATAGATCTTGTTACATCTAAAAACTTGAGTGAAAAGTGTAATAGTTGTGATGATGGTGTAAAAAACTTGAACTTTGTGTATATCAAATTTTTCTGTGCTACAAGGCTACAAGAGTCTCATTTTCCAAGGAcctttttaaattagttttttttaaaaaaaaaaactgcttccaataggaaaaaaaaaagacttgcttTGCCTTATGCAACCTTTTCTACACTATTTGAAAGTAAAAATTTTGCTGAAAAACTAGGGCAACATTTATGGAAGTTATTTTATATGTCATTCCTATCTTCCATTTTGACATCTGGGGGAAAATTATTTAGAGCCCAAAACCTCAGTAACAAATTTCAAATGTACATACAAAGTACTAAGATGCACTAACAAAATTCAAATTCCATCCATAAGCATTTCACTCCATTTGAAATTTGGGACACTGAATTCAGCAATAAAACCACATTTTTGAGACCCAAACTCAAGAACTGGAAAGGTGACCAATTTCCCTATCCTGTCTCAACTTATTCTCCTAGTAACTAAATGCTAAACCGATCTGAGCTAAATTGTCAGGGATCTCTAAGCATTAATAATTCTCTTAAAAGGATTTTCTTGGGAGCCAATTCTACTAAATGAGAGAAACCGAATTCTCTAAGCGATAGTAACCAGCTTTAAATAGATGAGAAAAATTATCAAGCAGCAGAAATAAGGTATATAATCCTAACCAATAAACCAGCCCTCCTGGCTCCTTCAAAACAATTATCAAATACTTAACATTACCGAGAATATATCATCTTGCGCCTGGATTTCCTTACATCTGGACTGTAACATCAAAAAATGTTTctcctaaaattataaaacaaatttcGAAGAGAATGAACCGAACGTTAATAATTCTTGAACAAATGACAGCGTAAACAGTAAGTACTATTATGTTTTATGCAATTCCTGTTTTTCAAGAAACATGTATAACAAGGATAACATTCTCGGCAATAGCTTAAGACACGTGGTCTTTTTCTAAAGACGTCTGGAAAAAATTTAGTATAAGTGGAAGAGAATGCGCGGTAAAATTTACGTAAAAGAAAGCAATTATACAGTGTGAAAACATTTCTTCTCCCCACCCCGCACCACACTAGGGAACAGAAAGATGACAAGACCTTGTCAATGGATGTCTATGCCTTTCCTTCAGATACAGCACTGGGCAAGGTGGGACGCTGGCGGGTGGTGTCTTTGGCCGGTACCACCAATTGACTTGAAAACGCCTGACCCTTCGCCCGACAAGTTGGCCTATTTATGTCCAGCCCCCACCTGCCCTCGTGAGTTCCCAGAAGCGTTACCAAGAGGCGCCCCTCGGGTGCACAGAGGGCTCGGCCAGCAGTTGGGCAAGGCTGCATGACCAGGTCCCAGAGCAGACCCACTCAGGCGCCGGCCAAACTTGTCTCGGCGCCCGGGCACCGGCCCTTCCTTCCCAGGCCCGTCCTTACCTGGTCATGGCCCAAAGCGAAGTCCGCGGCGAAAACGCCGACGAGTCCAACAAGGATAGGTGTGGATACGACAGGTGAATCCCCGCCGCTAGCCCGACCTAAGGAAAGGCTGGTCAGCTCGCCCTCTCCGAGTGACCATCCGCTCTCAAGAGCGGGAACCCAGGCCGTCACTCGGTCCCGCTTTGCGCCCACACCAACTACATTCCCAAACGGCGGCCGCCTGTGTCCAACCCGTAAATGGAGAGAAGCGTAGAAGTGTTCTCCTTTGCGAAGCGCCTGAACCGCTAGGGTCTTTTCCACTTCACCACCGAGGGGAACTTGGCGCGTTTTCCTCAGTCTCAGGACCCCCGCGTTTTAGCCTCCGCCCGCGCCAGCGCTGCTATTGAAGGCGGCGTCCTTCAAAAATGCCGGTTCTAGTCTCCACACTGCAGAGACACGAAAGGCAAGAGTCGCCTCGCGATCGCCACTCGCCCCCCTGGCACGCACGGGCTCCAGAACTAGCTGGAACGGTAGTTTCCCCAAGATCCTAACGGGTTCTGCAGTTTCAAACAGCGCAGGCACAGTCAAGGGCAGCTCGCGCGGGTCCTCGCTGAGGGCGCGCGCTAGGTGCTAGAGGCCTGGCGGGCGGGCTCGAGCCtcacacccttttttttttttaaccattcgtGCGCGCGAGTTGGGGAGAAAGCATACGGATCGGGAGACGGGACAGAGAGAAGAGGGGATGGGCCCCTGCCTGGAGAAGGAGCCGCCAGGGGCTCAAACCCACCAATCCGTGATGGTGAATCACCTAAAGCTCGCCCCAAACCACACAGGAGGAGCCAATCAGCAGTACCTAATTGAAAACCAATTGGATGGGCGGAGTAAGGAAGTCTATCCAAtactaaaagagaagaaagtgctCCAGCCAATCATTATTGGACATACAGAGCGTTCCTAGGTAGCAGTTTCCCTCCTTCCGCTTGCATTTGCGATCGAGTGCGCGCTTTCGCTGCTGATTGTTAAATCTAGCTTCGCGTTTTGTTAATCTTCGACCGTAGGACGCTACTGAGGGTGCGGTTTCCGGAGTGAGGGCCTCACAATAAGCCCCGCCCCCCTTTCATGCGCACACGCTCGGCGGGGTTGCCAGGGAGACTCGTTTTGAAAAATGGCTGACCAGTTTTCTTGCTGTTCTGCGCCAGGGCTGTCCCAAGATAAACAGTCCTTGCGGTAGAAAACAATAAATTCCCAGCCGAATACTATAGAGCTGAGGTTCCTTCTTCATACCCTCCACgccccattttcttctctttatcccTTCCATTTTTCAGGCCGCGAAAGAATTTAAGAGACAGCTCTGTGTAGAACGGCAAAGGGTTTTAGCGAAAGCCCTACTAAAGGGCTCCAAAGCGGCAAGGCAGACCTTTCTTCTGTGTTCGCATGCTTACCCTAATGAGGTGACCTCACAAAGTAAGTGCTGCAATTAAGCAGAAAAAATTCAGTACGAATTCATTTGAGAAGTACATTTTTAGGTGCCTACTAAAGtactgggcttttttttttttttaagcgtTAGGGAGTAAAATAGATTCCCTCCTCTAAATCAACTTTGTattggagagagagacagaagtcAAACTAGAATGATAGAAAATACAagcaaaagggaaaagagaaaagtgtGCTGCTCTGGAGGAAATAGTTTGGAAAGACCTCTGAGTTGACGTTGGGAGAGAACTGAATGAAAGTGGAAGCTAGGCTTACGGTAATCTGAGGAAACAGTGGTCCAAGCGGAGAAGGACAAGTTACAAAAGTCGTGAACCTTAATGTTCTTGGCATTTTAGAAAGAAGCAAGGAGACCAGGGCGCTTACAGCACAGTGAGCCTGAGTAAAAAGGTAGTAGGAAATCAGTGAGCTAGTCAGGGCTCCGGTGAAATAGGGTAAGGAGATGGGATTTTAAATGTGATGGGAAATCATTAGATGGTTTTCAGTTGGAGagtggcattttttaaaaagtggctctCGTGGATAGACAATTGAACTTAAGGAGTGGAAGCAGAAATGTCAGCTAGGAAACTATTTTAGTAATACAGTAATAAATTATGGTGGCCTGGAATAAAGTGGGAGCAGTGGCAGTATATTGAGAACTAGTTAGGATTCAGGATATATTTTGGAGAAGAATCAGAAAAGGCAACCAgtgaagcaggtgtggctcaagcaattgggttctcACCTATCATAGGTTtagttcccagcgcctcctggggaaggcaagctgggGAGACTGGCAGGCACAGGGAGCTGATTCAACAAAGATGACATAACAATGAGACAAAaaggaaaggcaatgagagatgctgaggtagctcaagtgattgagtgcctgttgctcacatggaaggtcccaacATAACTTGAAACAACTGGTGAAACCATTAGCCAgtaattaagtttttaaaaaagtttatttccACAAATAAAAGTCTATTGAAAAGGTAAAAACTACAAGCACAGGGTCAGGTGGGAGGGTCTCTCATTCCTATGAAGATAATGTCTTGCTCTAGTTCCTTAATGAGTGTTAACAATTTAGTAGACAAACAAACCTTAAGTAGTGGGTGGGTGATAAGGGGGTAGCAGGAAGTCTCATCGGTCTATTTATATTCCATGGAAAGAGAATCTTGTCTTTCTCATGCCATTTACACTCGATCATCCTTTGTAAGCTGAACCCATTTTGAGAACACATCTACAATTAAACTTGAGCAATATTTTCCTTAACTGAATAAAATGTACTAATAAAGTCCTAGGTATGTGAAGAAAAAATGAATCCTGCTTTTCTTTTGAGTATTATTATGGACACAAGACTTTttgcaaaagatttaaaaaataatttttattttcctttgtcacAATTTAACCTGTGGGAACTCCTTTTAGGTTGGCTTTTGGATCCTCTCAACATTTTGAAAGCATCCTTGCCTTCTGGTAAATTCCaggcctatttttaaaaatattttcttaatttcagtataccatatattttattctcttaccaTATTATATGTCTAAATCAAAATATGGTTAATCTTAATTTATAAAATCTTATTTAAGcatgtcataaaatatataagataCTATTCATTGtacattactatttcattttgggCTTTGAAAATCACCCATGTGTGTTCAATTAGATAAGAATACAAATGGATCTAAAATGGGGATTCCATGATGATTATGatgtaa
Above is a genomic segment from Dasypus novemcinctus isolate mDasNov1 chromosome 9, mDasNov1.1.hap2, whole genome shotgun sequence containing:
- the USP1 gene encoding ubiquitin carboxyl-terminal hydrolase 1 isoform X2, with amino-acid sequence MPGVIPSENNGLSRDSQENEDKPSEYRGSEIDQVVPAAQSSPINCEKRENLLPFVGLNNLGNTCYLNSILQVLYFCPGFKSGVKHLFNIISRKKDTLKDEANQKVDKGNCKEDSLASYELICSLQSLIISVEQLQASFLLNPEKYTDELATQPRRLLNTLRELNPMYEGYLQHDAQEVLQCILGNIQETCQLLKKEEVKNEAELSTRAEEIPPQKQAMSGNNSTEIDNMRHFEDYKEKLPKANGKRKSDTDFGNMKKKAKVSKEHQPLEENQRQTRSKRKATSDMLEIPPKIIPKYASENESGRPSQKKSRVKINWLKSGNKQPSILSKFCSLGKITTNQGSKGQSKENEYDLEEDLGKCENGNHLKVNGYGLESPGNNVKSINVNEVKPINKGVEQIGFELVEKLFQGQLVLRTRCLECESLTERREDFQDISVPVQEDELSKVEESSEISPEPKTEMKTLKWAISQFASVERIVGEDKYFCENCHHYTEAERSLLFDKMPEVITIHLKCFAASGLEFDCFGGGLSKINTPLLTPLKLSLEEWSTKPTNDSYGLFAVVMHSGITISSGHYTASVKVTDLNSLELDKGNFVVDQMCEIGKPEPLNEEEARGVVENYDDEVSIRVSGNTQPSKVLNKKNVEAIGLLGGQKSKADYELYNKTSNPDRVASTAFAENRNSETNNTNGTLESDRNKDSINQTGINISGFENKISYVVQSLKEYEGKWLLFDDSEVKVTEEKDFLNSLSPSTSPTSTPYLLFYKKL
- the USP1 gene encoding ubiquitin carboxyl-terminal hydrolase 1 isoform X1 — translated: MPGVIPSENNGLSRGSPSKKNRLSLKFFQKKETKRALDFTDSQENEDKPSEYRGSEIDQVVPAAQSSPINCEKRENLLPFVGLNNLGNTCYLNSILQVLYFCPGFKSGVKHLFNIISRKKDTLKDEANQKVDKGNCKEDSLASYELICSLQSLIISVEQLQASFLLNPEKYTDELATQPRRLLNTLRELNPMYEGYLQHDAQEVLQCILGNIQETCQLLKKEEVKNEAELSTRAEEIPPQKQAMSGNNSTEIDNMRHFEDYKEKLPKANGKRKSDTDFGNMKKKAKVSKEHQPLEENQRQTRSKRKATSDMLEIPPKIIPKYASENESGRPSQKKSRVKINWLKSGNKQPSILSKFCSLGKITTNQGSKGQSKENEYDLEEDLGKCENGNHLKVNGYGLESPGNNVKSINVNEVKPINKGVEQIGFELVEKLFQGQLVLRTRCLECESLTERREDFQDISVPVQEDELSKVEESSEISPEPKTEMKTLKWAISQFASVERIVGEDKYFCENCHHYTEAERSLLFDKMPEVITIHLKCFAASGLEFDCFGGGLSKINTPLLTPLKLSLEEWSTKPTNDSYGLFAVVMHSGITISSGHYTASVKVTDLNSLELDKGNFVVDQMCEIGKPEPLNEEEARGVVENYDDEVSIRVSGNTQPSKVLNKKNVEAIGLLGGQKSKADYELYNKTSNPDRVASTAFAENRNSETNNTNGTLESDRNKDSINQTGINISGFENKISYVVQSLKEYEGKWLLFDDSEVKVTEEKDFLNSLSPSTSPTSTPYLLFYKKL